In Sphingobacteriaceae bacterium, one genomic interval encodes:
- a CDS encoding 3-dehydroquinate synthase has product MKIPPVYIHSKLPKELITFLSKTPFDSYFVLCDSNTLQYCLPHLVLLKPLLNKVDVIEIEPGEESKNIDVLENILQTLAENSAGKKSLFINLGGGVVCDIGGFAASIYKRGIPFIHIPTSLLCMADAAVGGKNGINFLGVKNILGTIHQPLGVYVNTSYLQSLPEQHLRNGFAEILKMALILDKKFFSQISHLKIQNGSISPALIKKAIGLKTAVIKKDPLEKKLRKILNFGHSAGHAIESLFMQNNLPLLHGQAVAIGMAIESYICLLLKRITQKEFDLIINSLKINYFFPSLHISESADFFTFFNQDKKHKGKQYYMALLNGIGKCDPEVKINRSHIEKALVYYNTILVNAASIQ; this is encoded by the coding sequence ATGAAAATTCCACCTGTTTATATTCATTCTAAACTGCCTAAAGAGTTAATCACCTTTTTAAGCAAAACACCATTTGATTCTTATTTTGTGCTTTGCGATTCAAACACTTTACAATATTGCCTGCCCCACCTTGTACTCTTAAAACCTTTGTTGAATAAAGTGGATGTGATAGAAATTGAACCGGGAGAAGAAAGTAAAAACATTGATGTGCTCGAAAACATCCTGCAAACTTTAGCTGAAAATTCGGCCGGAAAAAAAAGCCTGTTCATTAATTTAGGCGGAGGGGTTGTTTGCGACATAGGCGGTTTTGCCGCTTCTATTTATAAAAGAGGAATTCCTTTTATACATATTCCAACTTCGTTATTATGCATGGCTGATGCTGCTGTTGGAGGTAAAAACGGAATAAATTTTTTAGGTGTTAAAAATATTTTGGGCACCATTCACCAACCTTTAGGTGTTTACGTAAATACTTCTTATTTGCAAAGTTTACCTGAACAACATCTTCGGAATGGATTCGCCGAAATATTAAAAATGGCCCTAATTCTGGATAAAAAGTTTTTTAGTCAAATCAGCCACTTAAAAATTCAAAACGGCTCTATTAGTCCGGCTTTAATAAAAAAGGCCATTGGTTTAAAAACTGCTGTTATTAAAAAAGATCCGCTCGAAAAAAAACTTCGTAAAATTTTAAATTTCGGACATAGCGCCGGTCATGCTATTGAAAGTTTATTTATGCAAAATAATTTGCCGCTTTTACACGGTCAGGCAGTTGCCATTGGTATGGCCATTGAAAGTTATATCTGTTTACTTTTAAAACGTATTACCCAAAAAGAATTCGACCTAATTATTAATTCTCTCAAAATAAATTATTTTTTTCCTTCGCTTCATATTTCAGAAAGTGCCGACTTTTTCACCTTTTTCAATCAGGATAAAAAGCATAAGGGTAAACAATACTATATGGCCCTTTTGAATGGAATCGGCAAATGTGATCCGGAGGTAAAAATTAACCGTTCACATATCGAAAAGGCCTTAGTTTATTATAATACCATTTTAGTAAATGCAGCTTCAATACAATAA
- a CDS encoding aminotransferase class V-fold PLP-dependent enzyme → MHRRDFFQKGGAFAVGGLAFLSSINKSFAENFEKKLNRLENLSPEESASDEDFWGWIKESYTVSPNVINLNNGGVSPSPKVVQDAHIRYYQYCNEAPSYYMWRILDAGREGLRAKLADLAGVSPEEICINRNSTEGLNTVIFGLDLKAGDEVVLSKYDYPNMMNAWKQREKRDGIKLVWIDIPQPTENDEVIVELYKKAITSKTKIVHVTHLINWSGNIVPVKKIADMAHAKGCEVIVDAAHSFGHIDYKIEDTGADYFATSLHKWLCAPFGSGLLYIKKDKIKKVWALLSAPEPDGTDIRKFENLGTRNMAAEMAIGAAVDFHNVIGAKRKEDRLRYLKNYWAEKCKDLPKSIHSSSFKPEYSCAIHNIGFEGWKANDIDNHLFVNHKIHVTSIILEKINGIRVTPNVYTSTKDLDVLVKGLTNFSKLTPPEKKK, encoded by the coding sequence ATGCATCGTAGAGATTTTTTTCAAAAAGGCGGGGCATTCGCGGTAGGCGGACTTGCCTTTTTATCTTCCATCAATAAATCATTTGCCGAAAATTTTGAGAAAAAATTAAATCGGCTCGAAAATCTGAGCCCCGAAGAAAGTGCTTCTGATGAAGATTTTTGGGGATGGATTAAAGAAAGTTATACGGTTTCTCCCAACGTAATTAATTTAAATAACGGAGGCGTTAGTCCTTCACCAAAAGTTGTGCAGGATGCTCATATTCGTTACTATCAATATTGCAATGAAGCACCAAGCTATTATATGTGGAGGATTTTAGATGCAGGTCGTGAAGGTTTGCGCGCAAAACTTGCGGATTTGGCCGGAGTAAGCCCTGAGGAAATTTGCATTAACAGAAATTCAACCGAAGGATTAAACACCGTAATTTTTGGATTAGACTTAAAAGCAGGTGATGAAGTGGTGTTAAGTAAATACGATTATCCCAACATGATGAATGCCTGGAAACAAAGAGAGAAAAGAGACGGAATAAAATTAGTTTGGATAGATATTCCTCAACCTACCGAAAACGATGAGGTAATTGTTGAATTATATAAAAAAGCCATCACATCAAAAACTAAAATAGTTCATGTTACCCATCTCATTAATTGGTCGGGTAATATTGTGCCCGTAAAAAAAATAGCCGACATGGCTCACGCGAAAGGATGCGAGGTAATTGTAGATGCGGCGCACTCATTCGGACATATTGATTATAAGATTGAAGATACCGGGGCTGATTATTTTGCAACTTCTTTACACAAATGGTTATGCGCCCCTTTCGGCAGCGGATTATTATACATTAAAAAAGACAAAATAAAAAAAGTGTGGGCTTTATTATCAGCACCTGAACCCGATGGTACCGACATCCGAAAATTCGAAAATTTAGGCACCCGAAATATGGCTGCTGAAATGGCCATTGGTGCTGCCGTTGATTTTCACAATGTGATTGGCGCCAAAAGAAAAGAAGACCGTTTAAGATATTTAAAAAATTATTGGGCCGAAAAATGCAAAGATTTACCTAAATCAATACATTCCAGTTCATTTAAACCCGAATACTCCTGCGCCATTCACAATATTGGTTTTGAAGGCTGGAAAGCGAATGATATCGATAATCACTTATTCGTCAATCATAAAATTCATGTTACTTCCATCATCCTCGAAAAAATAAACGGTATTCGGGTTACGCCCAATGTTTATACCTCAACAAAAGATTTAGATGTTTTGGTAAAAGGCTTAACCAATTTTTCTAAATTAACTCCGCCTGAAAAGAAAAAATAA
- a CDS encoding YHYH protein, protein MNRLNKTFGMACVLIFFTTGLKSQLSPAITSWVINQTGLTGYNCSGCTPTVAGSIPANVQSVYYTGTDAYVSSEGIPSYNVGPWTMNPNTPSAQNKKWKITLNPVNNTGTKTTTGLGPIGVWSNGMVIFNGMDGFTWNNGTNTVSPGVGTWNRNAYVFEGVSFDACLGHPNQTGAYHNHVIPKCLFAYNNSAQHSPIIGYAFDGFPIYGPFGFTNTNGTGPIKRMTPSYTLTGNTTRNLGPSMSTTCIINGSPSTYYAGTFLEDYDFASGSGDLDEYNGRFCVTPEYPLGIYAYFVTVDASYNPVFPYVLGPKYYGVVGSGNTGPGGGSNTIPGGATQYTPSPAAIQEMNTLNQQINIYPNPTADDQLKFTVSENTNDLIVKIINYQGRVLVNHLYKGGEYTGEINLSTEYLLPGVYLISFESNGKKLVKKIVLTE, encoded by the coding sequence ATGAACAGACTTAATAAAACTTTTGGAATGGCTTGTGTCTTAATCTTTTTTACTACCGGATTAAAGTCGCAACTCAGTCCTGCTATTACTTCATGGGTAATTAATCAAACCGGATTAACCGGATATAATTGTTCGGGTTGTACGCCAACGGTTGCCGGTTCTATTCCGGCCAATGTACAATCGGTTTATTATACAGGAACAGACGCTTATGTAAGCTCAGAAGGTATACCGAGTTATAATGTGGGACCCTGGACTATGAACCCCAATACTCCTTCGGCTCAAAATAAAAAATGGAAAATTACTTTAAACCCGGTAAATAATACCGGTACAAAAACAACAACGGGCTTAGGACCTATTGGGGTATGGAGTAATGGGATGGTAATATTTAATGGCATGGATGGTTTTACCTGGAATAACGGAACAAACACAGTGAGTCCAGGAGTAGGAACCTGGAATCGTAACGCTTATGTTTTTGAAGGAGTAAGTTTTGATGCTTGTCTTGGTCATCCAAACCAAACCGGTGCCTATCACAACCACGTTATTCCAAAATGTTTATTTGCTTATAACAACAGTGCGCAACATTCACCCATTATTGGATATGCATTTGATGGTTTTCCAATTTACGGACCTTTTGGTTTTACAAATACGAATGGAACCGGCCCGATAAAACGCATGACACCCAGTTATACTTTAACTGGAAATACTACCCGAAATTTAGGTCCTTCCATGAGTACTACTTGTATTATTAATGGAAGTCCAAGTACTTATTACGCCGGCACTTTTTTAGAGGATTATGATTTTGCTAGCGGCTCCGGAGATTTGGATGAGTATAATGGCAGATTTTGTGTTACTCCTGAATATCCTTTGGGAATTTACGCTTATTTTGTAACGGTGGATGCTTCTTATAATCCGGTTTTTCCATATGTATTAGGACCAAAATATTATGGTGTAGTTGGTTCCGGTAATACCGGACCAGGCGGAGGTAGCAATACCATTCCCGGCGGTGCAACACAATATACGCCCAGTCCGGCGGCTATTCAGGAAATGAATACATTAAATCAGCAAATCAATATTTACCCGAATCCAACAGCAGATGATCAATTAAAATTTACGGTTTCTGAAAACACGAATGATTTAATTGTGAAAATAATAAATTACCAAGGACGGGTTTTGGTAAATCATTTATATAAAGGCGGGGAATATACCGGCGAAATAAATCTTTCTACTGAATATTTACTTCCGGGCGTTTATTTGATTTCTTTTGAATCCAATGGAAAAAAGTTGGTCAAGAAAATTGTATTAACAGAATAA
- the tatC gene encoding twin-arginine translocase subunit TatC, protein MGFFGSNKEANEAGEMSFLQHLEALRWHLVRSAVVIMAFAIAIFCLPQLFIDTILLGPIEQDFISYRALCALGYKIGAGSVMCMHVKQVSLQTLGISEQFFTHMGFAFMGGIILGFPYVLWELWKFIRPALKDKELGPVKIFVVIASFLFLVGICFGYFIMFPMSYNFLINYQMSDKIITNQTLSDYTSFIYTLTLVSGIIFEMPVLVYFLTRLTLITPQFMRKYRKHAVVVLLIVSAVVTPSPDVTSQMVVAVPMYLLYELSVFISAWTIKKYKLND, encoded by the coding sequence ATGGGATTTTTTGGTTCAAATAAAGAAGCGAACGAAGCCGGCGAAATGTCTTTCCTGCAACACCTGGAAGCCCTGCGCTGGCATTTGGTCAGAAGCGCCGTTGTTATCATGGCCTTTGCTATTGCCATTTTTTGTTTGCCTCAACTTTTTATTGATACCATTTTACTTGGTCCTATTGAACAGGATTTTATTTCCTATCGCGCACTTTGTGCTTTAGGTTATAAAATTGGTGCGGGCAGTGTAATGTGCATGCACGTTAAACAGGTTAGCTTACAAACATTAGGAATCTCAGAACAATTTTTTACACACATGGGTTTTGCTTTTATGGGCGGCATAATATTAGGTTTTCCATATGTGTTGTGGGAGCTGTGGAAATTTATACGACCTGCGCTCAAAGATAAGGAGTTGGGACCGGTAAAAATATTTGTAGTAATTGCTTCCTTTTTATTTTTAGTTGGTATTTGTTTTGGGTATTTCATTATGTTTCCCATGTCTTACAATTTCCTCATCAATTATCAGATGTCGGATAAAATTATTACCAATCAAACCTTAAGCGATTATACTTCTTTTATTTATACACTTACTTTGGTTTCAGGAATTATTTTTGAAATGCCAGTATTAGTTTATTTTCTTACCAGACTAACTTTAATAACTCCACAATTTATGCGCAAGTACCGTAAGCATGCAGTTGTTGTTTTATTAATTGTAAGTGCAGTGGTTACACCGAGCCCTGATGTTACTTCTCAAATGGTAGTAGCAGTACCCATGTATTTATTATATGAATTGAGTGTTTTCATTTCAGCATGGACAATAAAAAAATATAAACTAAACGATTAA
- a CDS encoding c-type cytochrome produces MKRLFIGILSLLIFLVLGLTIHKTEEMKFFVPKGWPKPLYSFHENKISNEKFELGRALFYDPILSKDSTISCESCHLSFTAFSHPDHRVSHGILGLTGKRNAPSLVNLAWAPIFMWDGKTKSLEEQSLLPITNPIEMDMSIKELIKRLQRNAYYKKLFYRAYKDSLVNEKKILNALAMFTSNLVSYHAKYDSVMRKDANVSFTEAEKKGYEIFKKQCASCHTEPLFTNYSFRNNGLILDTVFKDYGRMEISKLKNDEMRFKVPTLRNIEYSGPYFHDGRMKKLKEVLNYYANINKSNPDLDPLLLKIALTKEDIKDLTAFLRTLTDKYYLYNANYRPNH; encoded by the coding sequence ATGAAAAGGTTGTTCATAGGTATTTTATCCTTATTAATATTTTTGGTTTTAGGTCTCACCATACATAAAACCGAAGAGATGAAGTTTTTTGTTCCTAAAGGTTGGCCGAAACCGCTTTATTCTTTCCATGAAAATAAAATCAGTAATGAAAAATTTGAGTTGGGCCGGGCCTTATTTTATGATCCCATTTTATCCAAAGACAGTACTATTTCTTGTGAAAGTTGTCATCTTTCTTTTACCGCATTTTCTCATCCCGATCATCGGGTTAGTCACGGTATACTCGGTTTAACAGGAAAAAGAAATGCACCCTCCTTGGTTAATTTAGCCTGGGCGCCCATTTTTATGTGGGATGGAAAAACAAAATCACTTGAAGAGCAATCGCTGTTACCCATTACTAATCCGATAGAAATGGACATGAGTATTAAAGAATTAATTAAAAGACTGCAGCGCAATGCTTATTATAAAAAATTATTTTACAGAGCTTATAAAGATAGCCTAGTCAACGAAAAAAAAATTTTGAATGCCCTAGCGATGTTTACGTCCAACTTAGTTTCTTACCATGCTAAGTATGATAGCGTAATGCGCAAAGATGCAAATGTTTCGTTTACAGAAGCTGAAAAAAAGGGCTACGAAATTTTTAAAAAGCAATGCGCTTCATGCCATACCGAACCACTATTCACAAATTATAGTTTCAGAAATAATGGATTAATCTTGGATACCGTTTTTAAAGATTACGGCCGCATGGAAATCTCTAAATTAAAAAACGATGAAATGAGATTTAAAGTCCCCACACTAAGAAATATTGAGTATTCGGGGCCTTATTTTCATGACGGACGAATGAAAAAGTTGAAAGAAGTTTTAAATTACTATGCGAACATCAATAAATCAAACCCTGATTTAGACCCTTTATTATTGAAGATAGCGTTAACGAAAGAGGATATTAAAGATCTTACCGCATTTTTAAGGACACTCACCGATAAATACTATTTATATAATGCAAATTATAGACCAAATCATTAA
- a CDS encoding 3-phosphoshikimate 1-carboxyvinyltransferase, whose amino-acid sequence MQLQYNNQTLTCDITLPGSKSISNRLLIIQKLFLKNLAIKNISDAQDTQTLIQALSQIHSNTKASIHAGEAGTNFRFLCALLAVTPGQWELSGSETLMKRPISNLIIALKKLGADIQIQENEQNKILINGKTLNGGRIEMDANISSQFISALLLIAPAFKNGLQIKLKGSVLSLPYIKMTISLLQHFGANIQYHDSVIQIQNSTLSIPQTEYYVEGDWSSASYWYSVVALAPAAQIKLFNLHQTSLQGDSILKNLFLKLGVHSEFEQAGLKLYKTKMEIEHLELDCSDFPDIAQTLVPCCFGLGISCSLSGLSTLKNKETHRLLALKNELTKLGAMVEINQDSIQLAKNTAPIKNELNIETYQDHRMAMSFAPLVLKTNSLQISNPEVVNKSYPGFWRDLKMAGISIIE is encoded by the coding sequence ATGCAGCTTCAATACAATAACCAAACCTTAACGTGCGATATTACACTCCCCGGTTCTAAAAGTATCAGCAACCGATTACTGATTATTCAAAAGTTATTCTTAAAAAATCTGGCAATTAAAAACATTTCGGATGCCCAAGATACGCAAACACTAATTCAAGCGCTCAGTCAAATTCATTCCAATACCAAAGCAAGCATTCATGCAGGAGAAGCCGGTACCAATTTTCGGTTTTTATGTGCGCTTTTAGCTGTTACTCCGGGCCAATGGGAATTAAGCGGGTCCGAAACACTAATGAAGCGACCCATATCCAATTTAATTATCGCCTTAAAAAAACTGGGCGCCGATATTCAAATTCAGGAAAATGAACAAAATAAAATATTAATAAATGGGAAAACCTTAAACGGAGGTCGTATTGAAATGGATGCAAACATTAGCAGTCAATTTATTTCTGCTTTGCTTTTAATTGCACCTGCATTTAAAAACGGTTTGCAAATAAAATTAAAAGGTTCAGTTTTGTCATTGCCTTATATTAAAATGACTATTTCCCTCCTGCAGCATTTTGGAGCCAATATACAATATCATGATTCCGTCATTCAAATTCAAAATTCAACTTTAAGCATTCCGCAAACTGAATATTATGTAGAAGGCGATTGGTCTTCGGCATCTTATTGGTATAGTGTGGTTGCCCTTGCTCCCGCTGCTCAAATTAAACTATTTAATCTTCATCAAACTTCTTTACAAGGTGACTCTATTTTAAAAAACCTGTTTTTAAAATTGGGCGTGCATAGCGAATTTGAGCAGGCCGGTTTAAAATTGTATAAAACAAAAATGGAGATCGAACACCTTGAACTGGATTGCAGTGATTTTCCGGATATAGCTCAAACATTAGTGCCATGCTGCTTTGGATTGGGTATATCTTGTTCCCTTTCGGGTCTTTCTACTCTAAAAAATAAAGAAACCCACCGACTCCTCGCCTTAAAAAATGAATTAACCAAACTTGGAGCAATGGTAGAGATTAACCAGGATTCCATTCAACTAGCCAAAAACACTGCCCCAATAAAAAATGAATTAAATATTGAGACTTATCAAGATCACCGCATGGCCATGAGTTTTGCCCCCTTGGTTTTAAAAACTAATTCTCTTCAAATTTCAAATCCTGAAGTGGTGAATAAATCCTATCCCGGCTTTTGGCGGGATTTGAAAATGGCCGGAATTTCGATAATTGAATAA
- a CDS encoding RidA family protein, protein MYKVLSFLILSFSLSSVFAQKKVIYSDKAPKPIGPYSQAIQNGNTLYVSGQIAIRADGTMDTSSIENETKLVMENLKAVLAAAELNFNHVLKTTIYMTDLKKFKTMNEVYGRYFTSDPPARETVEVKALPKGAHIEISVIAKNNK, encoded by the coding sequence ATGTATAAGGTTTTATCATTTTTAATACTGAGTTTTTCTTTAAGCAGTGTTTTTGCGCAAAAAAAAGTAATTTATTCCGATAAAGCACCAAAACCCATTGGGCCCTATAGTCAGGCTATTCAAAATGGGAATACTTTATATGTATCCGGACAAATTGCGATTCGGGCAGATGGAACTATGGATACCAGCTCCATAGAAAACGAAACCAAGTTGGTGATGGAAAATTTAAAGGCGGTTTTAGCCGCGGCTGAATTAAATTTTAATCATGTATTAAAAACTACCATTTACATGACGGATTTAAAAAAATTTAAAACCATGAATGAAGTTTACGGCCGTTATTTTACAAGTGACCCCCCCGCCCGGGAAACCGTAGAAGTTAAAGCATTACCCAAAGGTGCCCACATCGAAATTTCGGTGATAGCAAAGAATAATAAGTGA
- a CDS encoding carboxymuconolactone decarboxylase family protein: protein MASQLKEFNDYRSKMNEVILGKDNLVIKRLFNLDTQTYQDGALNVKTKELLGLVASMVLRCDDCIKYHLIKCHEQNCSTEEIYEVFAVANIVGGTIVIPHTRRGAEFWEELMKN, encoded by the coding sequence ATGGCATCGCAGTTAAAAGAATTTAACGATTACCGTTCAAAAATGAATGAGGTGATTTTAGGAAAAGACAATTTGGTTATCAAAAGACTTTTTAATTTAGATACGCAAACTTATCAGGATGGTGCCTTAAATGTAAAAACCAAAGAACTATTGGGATTAGTGGCCAGCATGGTTCTTCGTTGCGACGATTGTATAAAATATCACTTAATTAAATGTCACGAGCAAAATTGCAGCACCGAAGAAATTTATGAAGTTTTTGCAGTTGCCAATATTGTTGGAGGCACCATTGTAATTCCACATACCCGCAGAGGTGCAGAATTTTGGGAAGAGTTAATGAAAAACTAA
- the gcvP gene encoding aminomethyl-transferring glycine dehydrogenase — MSTDKFVNRHNGPRENEVKEMLKKIGVSSVKELIEQTVPSAIRLKAPLATGEALSEHQYLKHLKAAGKKNKVFRSYIGLGYYNNILPAVIQRNILENPGWYTAYTPYQAEIAQGRLEALLNFQTMVMDLTAMPIANASLLDEATAAGEAAFMFYSNRSRDKQKNNANKLLVSSSIFPQVIDVVQTRCSPVGIEVVIGDVDSAKLDETYFGVLLQYPDINGEIKDYKGFSEKCKAMEIQIGVGTDLLSLASIVPPGEWGADVVYGNSQRFGVPLGYGGPHAAFFACKEDYKRLIPGRIIGVSIDAEGNQALRMALQTREQHIKRDKATSNICTAQALLAIMASMYAVYHGKDGIKAISEQVHGNTAFVASELKKLGFEIKTKLYFDTLVVVADSKKLKSLAEAKEINFRYIDDKHVAFSIDQTVEEEDVNDILNVFAGLAGKTYSGKYTQQNILKGTFAERKSPYLTHPVFNTYHSESDMMRYIKRLENKDLSLVHSMISLGSCTMKLNAASELLPLTWAEFAHIHPFVPVEQAQGYAEIINTLDKDLSNITGFAKMSFQPNSGAQGEYAGLMVIRQYHIANNGAHRTVALIPQSAHGTNPASAAMAGMDIVIVKCDAKGNVDIADLKAKAEQHKANLSCIMITYPSTHGVYEEGITEITKIIHDNGGLVYMDGANMNAQVGLTSPGNIGADVCHLNLHKTFAIPHGGGGPGMGPIGVVEKLVPYLPTHPIINTGGAKGIQAVSSAPFGSALILLISYGYIKMLGADGLKSATETAILNANYMKEILKDHYKILYTGTNNRCAHEMILDCSDFKMASNVEVADIAKRLMDYGFHAPTVAFPVVNTLMVEPTESESKAELDRFCEAMINIRKEIQEIIDGKADKVNNVIKNAPHTAKLIISDKYDKPYGREKAAFPLPWVKANKFWPSVARVDNAYGDRHLVCSCAPIEDYMTEGAEA, encoded by the coding sequence ATGAGTACAGATAAATTTGTGAACCGTCATAACGGACCAAGAGAAAATGAAGTAAAGGAAATGCTAAAAAAAATTGGCGTTTCCAGCGTAAAAGAATTGATTGAACAAACTGTTCCGTCTGCTATACGATTAAAAGCGCCCTTAGCCACAGGTGAGGCACTGAGTGAACATCAATATTTAAAACATTTAAAAGCTGCCGGTAAAAAGAATAAAGTTTTCCGCAGTTATATCGGTCTTGGTTATTACAATAATATTTTGCCCGCTGTTATTCAAAGAAACATATTAGAAAATCCGGGTTGGTATACAGCGTATACTCCTTACCAGGCAGAAATTGCGCAAGGCCGACTTGAAGCTTTGTTAAATTTCCAAACCATGGTGATGGATTTAACTGCTATGCCCATAGCCAATGCCAGTTTATTAGATGAGGCAACTGCGGCCGGAGAAGCTGCTTTTATGTTTTATAGCAACCGATCACGCGATAAACAAAAAAATAATGCCAATAAATTATTAGTGAGCAGTTCCATTTTCCCTCAGGTGATTGATGTGGTTCAAACCCGTTGTAGTCCGGTTGGTATTGAAGTAGTAATAGGTGATGTTGATTCGGCAAAGCTGGATGAAACTTATTTTGGAGTACTCTTACAATATCCTGATATCAATGGAGAAATAAAAGATTACAAAGGTTTTTCTGAAAAGTGTAAAGCCATGGAAATTCAAATTGGTGTGGGCACCGATTTATTGTCGCTTGCATCCATTGTTCCTCCGGGAGAATGGGGAGCAGATGTGGTGTACGGTAATTCACAAAGATTTGGTGTTCCATTAGGATATGGCGGACCTCATGCGGCATTTTTCGCTTGTAAAGAAGATTATAAAAGATTAATTCCGGGAAGAATTATTGGTGTTTCCATTGACGCTGAAGGAAATCAAGCCTTGCGTATGGCATTACAAACCCGCGAACAACATATTAAACGAGATAAAGCAACATCTAATATTTGTACAGCACAAGCCTTATTAGCCATCATGGCGAGCATGTATGCAGTGTATCATGGTAAAGACGGAATAAAAGCTATTTCAGAACAAGTACATGGAAATACTGCTTTTGTAGCTTCTGAACTTAAAAAATTAGGATTCGAAATAAAAACCAAATTGTATTTCGATACGCTTGTCGTTGTTGCCGATAGTAAGAAACTAAAAAGTTTGGCTGAAGCGAAAGAAATAAACTTCCGATATATAGATGATAAACATGTTGCGTTTTCTATAGATCAAACAGTAGAAGAAGAAGACGTAAACGATATTCTAAATGTTTTTGCAGGATTGGCCGGTAAAACTTATAGCGGAAAATATACGCAACAAAATATTTTAAAAGGCACTTTTGCAGAGCGTAAGTCTCCTTACTTAACACATCCTGTATTTAATACCTATCACAGCGAAAGTGATATGATGCGTTACATCAAGCGACTTGAGAATAAAGATTTATCCCTAGTTCATTCCATGATTTCATTAGGCTCATGTACCATGAAATTAAATGCAGCCAGTGAATTATTGCCATTAACCTGGGCCGAGTTCGCACACATCCATCCTTTTGTTCCGGTTGAACAGGCACAAGGATATGCTGAAATTATTAATACGCTTGATAAAGATTTAAGCAATATCACCGGGTTTGCGAAGATGAGCTTTCAACCTAATTCAGGCGCGCAAGGTGAATATGCCGGATTGATGGTTATTCGTCAGTACCACATTGCTAATAACGGTGCTCACCGTACAGTTGCCTTAATTCCGCAATCCGCTCATGGAACCAATCCGGCTAGCGCGGCCATGGCGGGTATGGATATTGTTATCGTAAAATGTGACGCTAAAGGAAATGTAGATATTGCCGATTTAAAGGCAAAAGCAGAACAACATAAAGCCAATTTAAGTTGTATCATGATTACTTATCCTAGCACACACGGAGTTTATGAGGAAGGAATTACCGAAATAACTAAAATCATTCATGATAATGGTGGATTAGTTTATATGGATGGTGCCAATATGAATGCACAGGTTGGATTAACCTCTCCCGGAAATATCGGAGCAGATGTATGTCACCTCAACTTACACAAAACATTTGCCATTCCTCATGGAGGCGGTGGACCCGGCATGGGGCCTATTGGTGTGGTAGAAAAATTAGTTCCTTATTTGCCAACTCACCCTATCATTAATACCGGTGGAGCCAAAGGAATTCAGGCCGTAAGCTCTGCACCATTCGGAAGTGCTTTAATTTTATTAATCAGTTATGGTTATATTAAAATGTTAGGAGCCGATGGTTTAAAATCAGCAACAGAAACTGCAATCTTGAATGCCAACTACATGAAAGAAATATTAAAAGACCATTATAAAATTTTATATACCGGAACAAATAATCGTTGCGCACACGAAATGATTTTAGATTGCAGTGATTTTAAAATGGCCAGTAATGTGGAGGTTGCCGATATTGCAAAACGTTTAATGGATTATGGTTTCCACGCGCCAACCGTTGCCTTTCCGGTTGTAAATACATTAATGGTTGAGCCAACTGAATCCGAATCAAAAGCAGAATTAGATCGTTTTTGTGAAGCCATGATAAACATCCGTAAAGAAATTCAAGAAATCATTGATGGTAAGGCCGACAAAGTAAACAATGTGATTAAAAATGCACCGCATACCGCTAAACTTATTATTTCAGATAAATACGATAAACCTTACGGTAGAGAAAAAGCAGCTTTTCCACTGCCTTGGGTTAAAGCTAATAAATTTTGGCCGAGTGTTGCACGAGTAGATAATGCGTATGGCGACAGACACCTGGTTTGTTCTTGTGCTCCGATTGAGGATTACATGACTGAAGGTGCGGAAGCCTAA